A single region of the Enterococcus mundtii genome encodes:
- a CDS encoding glycoside hydrolase family 28 protein, with translation MINILSLGASVDILNTTVIQQAIDQVVEAGGGRVTIPSGQFLTGPLCLKSNVELYLSPGAVLKFTDDPAQYSAILSSWEGVPKKVYASCIYAQHAENIAVTGLGKLDGSGPNWWRIFREEHETLEYPRPKLLGFDHCRRVTIRDIQLVDSPSWTIHPNHCQDVTIDHVVICNPADSPNTDGIDPESCHNVHISNCHIDVGDDCIAIKAGTEDVVNKVPCQNITITNCTMVHGHGGVVLGSEMSGGIRNVTISNCVFQQTDRGIRLKTRRGRGGMIEDVRVTNLIMDQVLCPFVINLYYFCGPRGKDPYVWDKEVYPIDERTPQVRRVHFSSITARNVHASAGFIYGLAEQAVQDISFDHVDISMAKDAKAGVPAMMTGLEPMRQQGFYVRFGKHISFQQITIDHHEGPAIMIEDSEDIEIKRMRSTELDKKNVSVIEGT, from the coding sequence GTGATAAATATTTTAAGCTTAGGTGCCTCAGTCGATATACTCAACACGACGGTGATCCAACAAGCCATTGATCAAGTAGTAGAAGCAGGTGGGGGAAGAGTAACCATTCCAAGTGGGCAGTTTTTAACGGGGCCATTGTGCTTGAAAAGTAATGTGGAGTTGTATCTTTCTCCTGGAGCAGTATTGAAATTTACAGATGACCCAGCCCAGTATTCAGCCATTTTATCCAGCTGGGAGGGGGTACCTAAAAAGGTCTATGCTTCATGTATCTATGCGCAACATGCAGAAAATATTGCTGTCACTGGTTTAGGGAAATTAGATGGTAGTGGTCCTAACTGGTGGCGCATTTTTCGAGAGGAGCATGAAACACTTGAGTACCCGCGACCAAAATTGCTTGGTTTTGATCATTGTCGACGAGTAACGATTCGTGATATCCAGTTGGTCGACTCACCAAGTTGGACGATCCATCCGAATCATTGCCAAGATGTGACTATCGATCACGTAGTCATTTGTAATCCTGCTGATTCGCCGAACACAGACGGTATTGATCCAGAGTCTTGTCATAATGTGCATATCAGTAATTGCCATATTGATGTGGGCGATGACTGTATTGCGATCAAAGCAGGGACAGAGGATGTCGTTAATAAAGTGCCTTGTCAAAATATCACGATCACTAATTGTACGATGGTACACGGTCATGGTGGCGTAGTTTTGGGCAGTGAAATGAGTGGCGGGATTCGGAATGTAACGATTTCGAACTGTGTATTCCAACAAACCGATCGTGGAATTCGATTAAAGACACGCCGAGGTCGAGGTGGAATGATCGAAGATGTCCGAGTAACTAATTTGATCATGGATCAAGTACTGTGTCCGTTTGTCATCAATCTTTATTATTTTTGCGGGCCTCGTGGCAAAGATCCTTATGTCTGGGACAAGGAAGTGTATCCAATCGATGAGCGAACGCCACAAGTTCGACGTGTTCATTTTTCATCGATCACTGCTCGAAATGTTCATGCTTCCGCGGGATTTATTTATGGTCTAGCAGAACAAGCGGTTCAAGACATTTCTTTCGATCATGTCGATATATCAATGGCAAAAGATGCAAAAGCGGGCGTGCCAGCTATGATGACAGGTTTAGAACCCATGCGCCAACAAGGATTTTATGTGCGGTTTGGTAAGCATATTTCTTTCCAGCAGATCACGATCGATCATCATGAAGGACCAGCAATCATGATTGAAGATTCGGAAGATATCGAAATTAAACGTATGCGATCGACAGAGTTGGATAAAAAGAATGTATCTGTTATAGAAGGAACTTAA
- a CDS encoding helix-turn-helix domain-containing protein yields the protein MRNKMLFYQMFMPLFIIGVVLVVGFSLFIYTNTYESIEENYLLDKQNLLKQIKTNVEWKFRTIEYSFATYGSTKNFSEIFQSPLNHTDYTIYSEVRKELNFIETIAMEENAFKLVSLEGGWGVVNGSLNQLSPQEVTDLKAQYVHQDQQVFWTKQPDGIEMVVALPKAVSEKYALGFASIDHQALKRIIERSNEDRLTIYYGAEILFTDAESSREGMITVQNIEANVPTVVQRNGRNFILLQSDYNQWQYQLEIDPATIGTTVRNLQIGLATVSFTLIILVGGLSYIFSERYVRPISQIQDRLNLHSEGLSGKKLENVVQSVSQVIGENELLSANLITQKPQLETLFVLSLFRNRVEKRELDQRLRQFNYDSQNECYYTAIVQIDLLEDSHGGERDLLLLAINQMIAEIVPKEERMIPIVLNEEMQATIYRIPKEEEFANKKVMDHCRQIQKMIQEYLKLTVSIGISECFTTLNDSKQSVDQAKEALYHRVNTGPNSIVFYHEIISEQQEKTLIKYPLKQQNRLFEAIRSGDEHVSHLLHELIIEMFTQNKNRLNREVVAIRLVNEFVQLGQLLGVNITQFEELKQIYVKVLHTYHSQELEQLLLEQFVQPITKSAQEITEQEFKSLSEKMIHIICSEYDRDLSLDMVADRLHYNPNYLSNVFKKETGENFGDFIQNYRLEIAKKWLKETTLSVKEIAERLKYRNSQNFIRFFKKKESVTPDEYRKKNR from the coding sequence ATGAGGAACAAAATGTTGTTTTATCAAATGTTTATGCCGCTTTTTATTATCGGTGTGGTACTGGTCGTTGGCTTTAGTTTGTTTATCTATACCAACACCTATGAATCGATTGAAGAGAACTACTTATTAGATAAACAAAATCTATTGAAACAAATCAAAACAAATGTAGAATGGAAGTTTCGGACGATTGAATACTCTTTCGCTACATACGGCTCCACTAAAAACTTCTCCGAAATATTTCAATCTCCTTTGAATCATACCGACTACACTATTTATTCCGAAGTACGAAAAGAACTTAATTTTATTGAAACGATCGCAATGGAGGAAAATGCGTTCAAGTTAGTCAGCCTAGAAGGCGGTTGGGGTGTCGTGAATGGGTCGCTGAATCAACTATCACCACAAGAAGTGACTGATTTAAAAGCCCAGTACGTCCATCAGGATCAACAAGTTTTTTGGACGAAACAACCAGATGGAATTGAAATGGTTGTTGCATTACCTAAAGCAGTCAGTGAAAAGTATGCGCTAGGTTTTGCTTCGATCGACCATCAGGCACTGAAACGAATCATTGAACGAAGCAATGAAGACCGCTTAACGATCTATTATGGAGCAGAGATACTTTTTACTGATGCTGAATCATCAAGAGAAGGGATGATAACAGTCCAAAATATCGAAGCGAATGTACCAACAGTGGTTCAAAGAAATGGTCGGAATTTCATCTTGCTCCAATCTGATTACAATCAATGGCAGTATCAATTAGAGATCGATCCTGCAACTATAGGTACGACTGTCCGAAACTTGCAAATCGGATTAGCTACTGTATCCTTTACTTTGATCATTTTAGTAGGGGGCTTGTCCTATATCTTTTCTGAGCGATATGTTCGTCCTATCAGCCAGATTCAAGACCGATTGAATCTTCATTCGGAAGGCTTATCTGGAAAGAAACTAGAGAACGTTGTTCAGTCAGTGAGCCAAGTAATTGGTGAAAATGAACTATTGAGTGCAAATTTGATTACTCAGAAACCACAACTAGAAACATTATTTGTCTTGAGTCTCTTTAGAAATCGTGTGGAAAAACGGGAGTTGGATCAACGGTTACGGCAGTTCAACTACGACTCGCAAAATGAATGTTACTATACAGCAATCGTGCAGATCGATCTTTTAGAAGACAGCCATGGAGGAGAACGAGATTTATTGCTATTGGCTATCAACCAAATGATTGCTGAGATCGTTCCTAAAGAAGAACGAATGATTCCTATCGTGCTAAACGAAGAAATGCAAGCAACGATTTATCGAATTCCTAAAGAAGAAGAATTCGCGAATAAAAAAGTAATGGATCACTGTCGTCAGATCCAAAAAATGATTCAAGAATATCTCAAATTGACTGTTAGCATTGGGATCAGTGAATGTTTTACTACGCTCAATGACAGTAAGCAATCTGTCGACCAAGCGAAAGAAGCCTTATACCATCGGGTAAACACTGGACCAAATTCAATTGTGTTCTACCATGAAATCATCTCAGAGCAGCAGGAGAAGACATTGATCAAATATCCGTTGAAACAACAAAATCGTTTATTTGAAGCCATCCGTTCAGGAGACGAACACGTCAGTCACCTTCTTCACGAATTGATCATTGAGATGTTCACTCAAAATAAAAATCGATTGAATCGAGAAGTTGTAGCTATTCGGTTAGTCAATGAATTTGTTCAGTTGGGACAACTATTGGGTGTGAATATTACGCAGTTTGAAGAATTGAAGCAAATATATGTTAAGGTATTACATACTTATCATTCTCAAGAACTTGAACAATTGCTGTTAGAACAATTTGTTCAACCAATCACAAAAAGTGCTCAAGAAATCACGGAGCAAGAGTTTAAATCGTTATCAGAAAAAATGATCCATATCATCTGTAGCGAATACGATCGTGATCTATCACTAGACATGGTGGCAGACCGTCTGCACTATAATCCTAACTATTTGAGTAATGTGTTCAAGAAAGAAACCGGTGAAAACTTTGGAGATTTCATTCAGAACTACCGCTTAGAGATCGCTAAGAAATGGTTGAAAGAAACGACGTTATCCGTGAAAGAAATTGCAGAAAGACTCAAATATCGTAACTCACAAAACTTTATTCGCTTTTTCAAAAAGAAAGAATCCGTCACTCCTGATGAGTACCGTAAGAAAAACCGTTGA
- a CDS encoding carbohydrate ABC transporter permease has protein sequence MKKKVSLGEKSFTIFNSIFLLLLALICIVPFLNIIATSFASTQEVVAKKFILFPTTFSLDAYRYILSTPTIFRALAVSIGVTGLGTVVSMCVTSLMAYGLSRKYLFGRGFFNFMVVFSMLFSGGMIPTFLVVRSLGLINSYWSMILPVTVNAMNMIIMRNFFQALPNSLEESAKMDGCTDFGVFFKIMLPLALPSIATISLFYAVTYWNTYMTAILYINDSSKWPIQILLRQIVIVSSGMQAESSAVDIIPPAQTIKMAVIVIATVPMLVAYPFVQKYFVKGALVGSVKG, from the coding sequence ATGAAAAAAAAGGTTTCGCTTGGAGAAAAAAGCTTTACGATTTTTAATTCTATTTTTCTACTATTATTAGCTTTGATCTGTATCGTACCGTTTTTAAATATCATCGCCACTTCATTTGCTTCTACACAAGAAGTCGTAGCAAAAAAATTCATCCTTTTCCCGACTACGTTTTCTTTAGATGCCTATCGTTACATCTTATCTACACCAACGATTTTTCGAGCTTTAGCTGTTTCTATTGGTGTTACTGGGCTTGGGACAGTCGTCAGCATGTGCGTGACTTCATTGATGGCCTATGGATTATCACGTAAATATCTTTTTGGGCGAGGCTTTTTTAACTTTATGGTTGTCTTCTCCATGCTCTTTAGTGGTGGAATGATCCCGACATTCTTAGTGGTGCGCTCTTTGGGGTTGATCAATTCGTACTGGTCGATGATCCTACCTGTAACTGTCAACGCCATGAACATGATCATCATGCGTAACTTTTTTCAAGCTTTACCTAATAGTTTAGAAGAATCTGCCAAAATGGATGGCTGTACTGATTTTGGGGTCTTTTTCAAAATTATGTTGCCTCTTGCTTTACCTTCTATTGCGACGATTTCACTTTTTTATGCTGTGACCTATTGGAATACTTATATGACGGCGATTTTATACATTAACGATTCCTCAAAATGGCCGATCCAAATCTTGTTACGTCAAATTGTGATCGTGTCAAGTGGAATGCAAGCAGAAAGTAGTGCTGTCGATATCATCCCGCCGGCACAGACGATCAAAATGGCCGTCATTGTAATTGCTACAGTGCCAATGTTGGTTGCTTATCCGTTTGTTCAAAAGTACTTTGTGAAAGGGGCATTGGTCGGCTCTGTCAAAGGTTGA
- a CDS encoding DUF4064 domain-containing protein, which yields MTKKWEITFGLIGGSTALLFFGGIAVTFNQMSLSNFRETYQALSLEGFGSVKETFESLRSMTGVFNVSLFLSLVGLCLALYLSLKGKASPMAALIYLISGVLLLFGTQFIAYPFVFFYLLAAGSSMYRQKIEQRCRSNVSK from the coding sequence ATGACGAAAAAATGGGAAATAACTTTTGGCTTGATCGGTGGGTCTACCGCTTTGTTGTTTTTTGGTGGGATTGCTGTGACCTTCAATCAAATGTCTCTTTCAAATTTCCGAGAAACATACCAAGCTCTCTCATTAGAGGGCTTTGGTAGTGTAAAAGAAACCTTTGAGTCACTACGGAGCATGACGGGGGTGTTTAACGTTAGCCTATTCCTCTCATTGGTTGGGCTGTGTCTGGCTCTTTATCTATCGTTGAAGGGAAAAGCAAGTCCGATGGCGGCACTCATTTATTTGATTTCAGGAGTCCTGCTGTTGTTCGGTACACAATTCATTGCGTACCCTTTTGTCTTTTTCTATCTATTAGCAGCGGGTTCAAGTATGTATCGCCAAAAAATAGAGCAAAGGTGTAGATCAAATGTTTCAAAGTAA
- a CDS encoding glycoside hydrolase family 105 protein has protein sequence MNWSEKLADSIMARTPYLYLDKGYKQKWSYDYGVVLKGFQLLWLKTKEKKYLDFIQTNIDYFVQEDGSIKGYELEEYNIDHINTGKLFFILYKETGDEKYRKAAETCAKQLLNHPRTSEGVFWHKAIYPWQIWLDGLYMGAPFYAEYIQTFTSKKDYQDVLCQFEISYQRLFDSKTNLLFHAWDEKKVQPWADTETGLSHHFWSRSIGWYLMACVDTYELLHKEVDCRLLGRILTSTLEALLPYQSETGTWYQVTTETNRKGNYLEASGSSMFVYAMAKGIRIGILEKEVWFPQLKKSYQGLFDEFVLETKEGWLNLNKNCQVAGLGGADQRDGSYAYYISEPIVCNDQKGVGAFLQALVEVEGVSR, from the coding sequence TTGAATTGGTCAGAGAAATTAGCAGATAGTATTATGGCGCGTACACCCTATTTGTATCTAGATAAAGGATATAAACAAAAATGGTCTTATGATTATGGCGTTGTTTTGAAAGGATTTCAGTTGTTATGGCTGAAAACAAAGGAGAAGAAGTACTTAGACTTCATCCAAACAAACATTGATTACTTCGTACAAGAAGATGGATCGATCAAAGGCTATGAATTAGAAGAATACAATATCGACCATATCAATACCGGAAAACTGTTCTTTATACTCTATAAAGAAACAGGAGATGAGAAATATCGCAAAGCAGCAGAAACTTGCGCCAAACAATTGTTGAATCACCCACGAACATCTGAAGGTGTATTTTGGCATAAGGCAATCTATCCTTGGCAAATATGGTTAGATGGATTGTACATGGGAGCGCCTTTTTATGCGGAATATATCCAAACCTTTACGTCGAAAAAAGACTATCAAGATGTTTTATGTCAATTCGAGATCAGTTATCAGCGATTGTTCGACTCAAAAACGAATTTATTGTTCCATGCGTGGGATGAAAAAAAGGTCCAACCTTGGGCGGATACAGAAACTGGATTATCTCATCATTTTTGGAGCCGCTCAATTGGTTGGTATTTGATGGCGTGTGTTGATACTTACGAGTTGTTGCATAAAGAAGTGGATTGTCGATTATTGGGGCGGATTCTGACATCCACATTAGAAGCATTGTTACCTTATCAATCAGAAACTGGCACCTGGTACCAAGTAACAACCGAAACGAACCGTAAAGGTAATTATCTAGAAGCTTCAGGAAGCAGCATGTTCGTTTATGCGATGGCAAAGGGGATTCGCATAGGAATATTGGAGAAGGAAGTGTGGTTTCCTCAGTTGAAAAAATCTTATCAAGGCTTATTTGATGAATTTGTTTTGGAAACAAAAGAAGGCTGGTTGAATCTGAATAAAAATTGCCAAGTTGCAGGTCTAGGCGGGGCGGACCAAAGAGATGGTTCTTATGCCTACTATATTAGTGAGCCAATCGTATGTAATGATCAAAAAGGTGTTGGGGCTTTTTTGCAAGCCTTAGTAGAAGTGGAAGGTGTATCTAGGTGA
- a CDS encoding alpha/beta hydrolase family protein, translating to MELIEYLGKDARCLRPSGSCLSQKIIDDQVIEYYQLILNDLEPVSAIYVYPVKKKEPLPAVIYLHSHGGDFSLGKSELLAGASYFVEPSFAKALTSMGYGIWAIDAWGFEERGGIAESELFKRFLLTGRTLWGMRIFDVLSLIDYLETREDIDTQRIATIGLSMGGLLSWWTSALDERVKVCIDLASQVEVETLLKHQMLDYHGYYYYVPDLLTEYTTLAIQQKIAPRKRLTIVGKNDRMCPTEGVCRLNKQLDLYYQQLGVPTNFQGYSLNGGHFETRDMRMKWQAFLKEYL from the coding sequence ATGGAGTTGATCGAGTACTTAGGGAAAGACGCACGTTGCTTGAGACCGAGTGGTAGCTGTTTATCACAAAAAATCATCGATGATCAAGTAATTGAGTATTATCAATTGATATTAAATGATCTTGAACCTGTTTCTGCCATTTATGTTTATCCAGTAAAAAAGAAGGAACCTTTGCCTGCTGTGATCTATCTGCATTCACATGGGGGTGATTTTTCACTAGGAAAAAGTGAATTACTAGCAGGTGCATCCTATTTTGTAGAACCTTCGTTTGCAAAGGCCTTGACGAGTATGGGGTATGGTATATGGGCGATTGATGCTTGGGGATTTGAAGAACGCGGCGGAATTGCTGAAAGTGAACTTTTTAAGCGATTCTTATTAACAGGACGAACACTTTGGGGAATGCGGATCTTTGATGTGCTAAGCTTGATCGACTACTTGGAAACACGAGAAGATATTGACACACAACGTATCGCAACGATCGGGTTATCTATGGGTGGACTATTAAGTTGGTGGACAAGTGCATTGGATGAACGTGTGAAAGTATGTATTGACCTAGCTAGCCAAGTAGAGGTTGAAACACTCTTGAAACATCAAATGTTAGACTACCACGGTTACTATTATTATGTTCCTGATTTATTGACGGAGTATACGACCCTAGCTATTCAGCAAAAAATTGCTCCTCGTAAACGCCTCACTATAGTAGGGAAAAACGATCGAATGTGTCCAACAGAAGGCGTCTGTCGCTTGAATAAACAGCTAGATTTGTATTATCAACAATTGGGAGTGCCAACGAATTTTCAAGGATACTCTTTAAATGGTGGACACTTTGAAACACGTGATATGCGAATGAAGTGGCAAGCATTTTTAAAGGAGTACCTATAA
- a CDS encoding ABC transporter permease — MESVKRELGSITLSKKEERTKRRRKTIAGIKTNKFLYLMILPGILYFIVFRYLPMGGLVIAFQDYQPYLGILGSPWVGFKHFIRLFTEPTFFMLLRNTLILFGLNIFVFFPMPIILSLLLNEVTSKRFKNSIQTIIYIPHFMSWVIIVSITYVFLNVDGGVINEFLASIGLDKISFLTSPDWTRTVYIGQVIWKELGWSTIIYLSAITAVDTQLYEAAEIDGAGRLRKTWHVTLPAIRPVIITLLILKIGQTLDLGFEHMYLLLNSLNRSVAEIFDTYIYTAGLKNGQLSFSTSMGLFKGVVGLFMVILANKVAKKLGEDGVY; from the coding sequence ATGGAGAGTGTAAAAAGAGAGCTAGGTTCAATTACTTTATCAAAAAAGGAAGAACGAACAAAAAGAAGAAGGAAGACGATTGCTGGAATCAAAACGAATAAATTTTTGTACTTGATGATTCTTCCAGGAATCCTTTATTTCATTGTTTTCAGATATTTACCTATGGGTGGCTTAGTGATTGCGTTCCAAGACTATCAACCCTATCTGGGGATTCTGGGGAGTCCTTGGGTTGGTTTCAAGCACTTTATTCGTTTATTTACTGAGCCAACATTTTTTATGTTGTTGAGGAATACGCTGATTTTGTTTGGACTGAATATTTTTGTCTTTTTCCCAATGCCGATCATTCTGTCGCTTCTATTGAATGAAGTAACCAGCAAGCGATTCAAGAATAGTATCCAAACAATCATTTACATTCCACATTTCATGTCTTGGGTCATCATCGTCTCGATCACCTATGTTTTTTTAAATGTGGACGGTGGAGTCATCAATGAATTTTTGGCCAGTATTGGGTTAGATAAAATAAGTTTTTTGACATCACCTGATTGGACACGAACAGTCTACATTGGACAGGTGATTTGGAAAGAACTCGGTTGGTCAACAATCATTTACCTTTCTGCGATTACCGCAGTAGATACGCAATTATATGAAGCAGCCGAAATAGATGGCGCAGGACGTTTACGTAAGACATGGCATGTGACATTACCTGCGATCCGTCCAGTGATCATTACCTTGTTGATTTTGAAAATAGGTCAAACACTTGACCTAGGATTTGAGCATATGTACTTACTACTCAATTCGTTGAATCGCAGTGTGGCAGAGATTTTTGATACATATATCTATACTGCTGGATTGAAAAATGGACAATTAAGTTTTAGTACTTCAATGGGCTTGTTCAAAGGTGTAGTAGGCTTGTTTATGGTCATACTTGCGAACAAGGTAGCAAAAAAACTGGGTGAAGACGGTGTGTACTAG
- a CDS encoding extracellular solute-binding protein, with amino-acid sequence MKKKTLVTAGIGLLSILALSACGNDSSDTSADTEDGKTRITWLNILHTASPPNDTIVDKIEEKTNTELTFNWIPDASKEERLTTALASNELGDIVTLQIAMLKNSSVRNALKSGVFWDVSDYLADYKNLSKISEDRIEAASIDGALYGVPMQKDYARAGLVIRKDWLDNLGLEVPDTLDELYEVAKQFTENDPDGNGVDDTVGFGDRAPSDIRYTSFKLFTSYYGAPNGWKVESNGKFTPEFDTAEYKKAMDFSRDLFENGYLAQDFAVTQKTDQQEQFAQGKTGIYTGMIDIKNLKNMGKDIQPEMELVPVNKISDGEDGDYHVWSEGNGVGGLLAFPKSSVKDEAQLKKLLQFVDDLLEEDMYKLMTGGIEGTHYQLQDDGAIEYIDMDLWQQEVQPLSSSRPSEVTFSFKDADPEKELSNQLVKENEQFVVLDPTVPLDSEKNNEVGSEIEKIMIDATVQYIMGQIDEDGFKQAISNWRAQGGDQIAEEYEEAYKAAQQ; translated from the coding sequence ATGAAGAAAAAAACGTTAGTAACAGCAGGGATCGGTTTACTCAGCATACTTGCTTTGTCAGCTTGTGGCAATGATTCAAGTGACACATCCGCAGATACAGAGGATGGGAAAACGCGAATCACGTGGTTGAACATTTTACATACAGCTTCACCACCTAATGATACGATCGTTGATAAAATCGAGGAGAAAACCAATACAGAATTGACGTTTAACTGGATTCCTGATGCGTCAAAAGAGGAACGGTTGACCACTGCATTAGCTTCAAATGAGCTGGGAGATATCGTGACACTACAAATTGCTATGCTAAAAAATTCCTCTGTACGAAATGCATTGAAGTCCGGTGTTTTCTGGGATGTGTCTGATTATTTAGCTGACTATAAAAATTTAAGTAAAATATCAGAGGATCGAATCGAAGCGGCAAGTATCGATGGTGCATTGTATGGCGTACCTATGCAAAAAGACTATGCCCGTGCAGGTTTAGTTATCCGGAAAGATTGGTTAGATAATCTAGGCTTAGAAGTACCAGATACATTGGATGAACTTTATGAAGTAGCAAAACAATTCACAGAAAATGATCCAGACGGCAATGGTGTCGATGATACGGTTGGTTTTGGCGATCGCGCGCCAAGTGATATCCGTTATACAAGCTTCAAATTATTCACTTCGTATTACGGCGCACCAAATGGTTGGAAAGTAGAGAGCAACGGGAAATTTACTCCCGAATTTGATACAGCTGAATATAAGAAAGCGATGGATTTTTCTAGAGATTTATTTGAAAACGGTTACTTAGCGCAAGACTTTGCAGTGACTCAAAAGACAGACCAACAGGAACAATTTGCACAAGGTAAGACAGGGATCTATACCGGGATGATCGATATCAAAAACCTAAAAAATATGGGGAAAGATATTCAACCAGAGATGGAGCTTGTGCCAGTAAATAAAATATCAGATGGTGAAGATGGGGATTATCATGTGTGGTCAGAAGGAAATGGCGTAGGGGGATTATTGGCATTTCCTAAATCCTCGGTCAAAGATGAAGCACAATTGAAGAAATTACTTCAGTTTGTCGATGATTTATTAGAAGAAGATATGTATAAATTGATGACAGGTGGTATTGAAGGAACACATTACCAATTGCAAGACGATGGCGCAATCGAATATATCGACATGGACCTTTGGCAACAGGAAGTGCAACCATTGTCTAGTTCAAGACCAAGTGAAGTCACATTTTCGTTTAAAGATGCTGATCCAGAGAAAGAATTATCCAATCAATTAGTCAAGGAAAATGAACAGTTTGTTGTGTTAGATCCAACGGTTCCATTAGATTCAGAGAAAAACAATGAAGTCGGTTCAGAAATCGAAAAAATCATGATCGATGCAACTGTCCAATATATTATGGGACAAATAGATGAAGATGGATTCAAACAAGCAATCAGCAATTGGCGTGCCCAAGGTGGCGATCAAATTGCTGAAGAATACGAAGAGGCTTATAAAGCTGCACAGCAATAG
- a CDS encoding YesL family protein translates to MLQKLESTNKKLIRLLQLIYLNFLWGILVVLGLGLFTFGPASYAMVSVIREWLRSSEDFPLTQTYFHYFKENYKETLLISWLYFSVAFVLYVDLAYIQNWYLRVVILVISFFYVLSALYIFPIMAHYQWQGMFYKIKMAFLFGFSQLHYSLVLLLIIIGS, encoded by the coding sequence ATGTTGCAAAAGTTAGAGAGTACAAATAAAAAATTAATCAGACTCCTGCAACTCATTTACTTAAATTTTTTGTGGGGAATATTAGTTGTTTTGGGTCTCGGACTATTCACTTTTGGTCCAGCGTCTTACGCAATGGTCTCAGTAATCCGGGAGTGGTTACGCTCATCTGAGGATTTTCCACTGACACAGACGTACTTTCACTATTTTAAAGAAAACTACAAAGAAACGTTGTTGATCAGTTGGTTGTATTTTTCAGTTGCTTTCGTCTTATACGTAGATCTTGCCTATATCCAAAATTGGTATTTACGCGTTGTGATTTTGGTCATTAGCTTTTTTTACGTGTTATCTGCACTATATATTTTCCCAATTATGGCCCATTACCAATGGCAAGGGATGTTTTATAAAATCAAAATGGCTTTTTTATTCGGTTTTTCTCAGTTACATTATTCACTCGTTTTACTGTTGATCATTATTGGCAGTTAA
- a CDS encoding pectinesterase family protein, translated as MKTEIVIDPIPRKADYQTIQAGIAHLSSLPNYVKKTMIIREGVYHEYIECRLSNFQMFGQGEVKIVGCRFAKQTLSSGEARETFRTATLFLEGENIRLENIQIINNAGAGEQVGQAVALFNYAHQVQLINCRLCGQQDTLCTGPLPPIQKDGRPFFTPVLKERKYCRQSYERCWIEGTVDFIFGGADALFYRCFIHSLVSSSNGYITAASTVKEQERGFLFFRCAIIADYEAPSIYLGRPWRPYAQVTFEECDVGAHVYQSGWHDWDEKQYRQTARFYEKNNRYQRGICRESWVTVETEVD; from the coding sequence ATGAAGACAGAAATCGTGATCGACCCGATTCCAAGAAAAGCAGACTATCAGACCATTCAAGCAGGAATTGCTCATCTTAGCTCATTGCCGAATTACGTAAAAAAGACCATGATCATTCGAGAAGGGGTCTATCATGAATATATCGAATGTCGGCTGTCAAATTTCCAAATGTTTGGACAAGGAGAAGTAAAGATTGTTGGATGCCGTTTTGCGAAACAAACACTTTCATCTGGTGAAGCAAGAGAAACATTTCGAACCGCGACACTATTTCTTGAAGGAGAAAATATTCGTCTCGAAAATATACAAATCATCAATAACGCTGGTGCAGGAGAACAAGTAGGTCAAGCAGTCGCGCTATTCAATTATGCCCATCAAGTCCAGTTGATCAATTGTCGGTTGTGCGGGCAACAAGATACATTATGCACAGGACCGTTGCCTCCGATTCAAAAAGATGGTCGCCCATTTTTTACCCCAGTGTTAAAGGAGCGTAAGTATTGTCGGCAATCTTATGAACGATGTTGGATCGAAGGGACGGTGGACTTTATTTTCGGTGGGGCAGATGCGTTGTTTTACCGCTGTTTCATCCACAGTTTGGTTAGTTCTTCTAATGGTTATATCACAGCCGCTTCAACGGTAAAAGAACAAGAACGAGGTTTTCTTTTTTTTAGGTGTGCAATCATCGCAGATTACGAGGCACCTTCTATCTATTTAGGTCGACCTTGGCGTCCGTATGCTCAGGTGACATTTGAAGAGTGTGATGTAGGAGCGCATGTCTACCAAAGTGGCTGGCATGACTGGGATGAGAAACAATACAGACAAACAGCACGCTTTTATGAAAAAAATAATAGGTATCAAAGGGGAATTTGTCGCGAATCATGGGTTACTGTGGAAACGGAGGTCGATTAG